The genomic DNA AGACACGTTATTTGAGAAGCGAATCTGCGAAATAAGGGTATGAAAAATACCGGTTCGATTGTTTGATACGAAAGTGAAACTAGGTCCATACTTATGTGGAGCTAGTTTTTTTTGAGTCGATTTTTGGGGAAATGGTGTATACTTGTACCAATAGTATGCGGAAGAAGGCTGATGACATGAGTTCGAAATATGCAGATGACAGTTTGGTTTTACATACGGATCTTTATCAAATTAACATGGCAGAATCGTATTGGGCGGATGGCATTCATAATCGGAAATCTGTGTTTGAATTATTTTTCAGAAGTTTACCATTTGGCAATGGCTATGCCGTATTTGCAGGACTTGAAAGAGTTCTCGATTTTTTACGAGACCTTCGTTTTAGCGAAAGTGATTTAGCTTATTTACGTGACGAGCTTGGTTATGAAGAAGACTTTATTGCCTATTTGAAGGATTTACGTTTCACGGGCGACGTCTATTCAATGGTAGAAGGTGAACTCGTTTTTGCGAACGAACCGATTATGCGAGTAGAAGCACCACTCATCCAAGCGCAGCTTATTGAGTCGGCAATTTTGAATATCGTCAATTACCAAACGCTAATTGCGACGAAAGCGAGCCGTATTAAACAAGTTGTCAAAGATGAGGTTGTCATGGAGTTTGGGACGCGTCGTGCACATGAGATGGATGCTGCGATTTGGGGAGCCCGTGCGACGATTATCGGTGGGATTGAAGCAACAAGTAACGTACGAGCAGGGAAAAGGTTCGACATTCCCGTTTCAGGGACACATGCGCATTCCATGGTGCAAGCTTATAAAAGTGAATATGAGGCGTTCCATTCTTATGCGAGGCGCCATAAGGATTGCATTTTCCTCGTTGACACCTATAATACATTGAAAATTGGTATTCCAACGGCAATTCAAGTTGCCAAAGAGTTAGGGGACAGCATCAATTTCATCGGCATTCGTCTAGACAGTGGCGATATTTCGTTTTTATCGAAAGAAGCACGCCGTATGTTGGATGAAGCTGGATTCCCAGAAGCAAAAGTAGTCGTTTCGAATGATTTGGATGAATATACAATCCTGAACTTGAAGGCGCAAGGTGCGAAGGTAGATGTGTGGGGAATCGGTACGAAACTGATTACAGCCTACGATCAACCAGCGCTTGGTGCAGTATATAAAATCGTTTCCATCGAAAATGCGGAAGGTGAAATGGAAGATACCATCAAAATTTCGTCGACAACGGAAAAGGTAACAACACCGGGCCGCAAAAAATTATATCGCATTATTGATCGTGAAAATGGCAAGGCTGAAGGCGATTATATTACGATGCATGATGAAGATCCTACGACTGAAAAACGTCTTAAGATGTTCCATCCTGTCCATACTTTCGTATCAAAATTTGTGACGAATTTTGAGGCGAGAAACTTGCATGTGAAAGTGATTGAAAACGGCGAGGTCATTTACGACAATCCGACACTTCAACATATGCGTGCGTATGCGACGGATAATTTGGAGTTACTGTGGGATGAATATAAACGATCATTAAATCCGGAAGAATACCCGGTCGATTTGAGTCAAAAATGTTGGGATAACAAAATGCGCAACATTCAAGAAGTGCAGGAAATGGTAGAAGACTTTATCGATAGGTGAGGAGGGTTGATAGTGACGATGCTACAAAAGAAGGTTATTGCTGAGTTGAAGGTGCAACCTGTGATTAATCCAAAGGAAGAAATTCGTAAATCGGTGGACTTTATGAAAGCTTATGCAAGGAAAAATGCATTTGTCAAAGGTTTCGTGCTTGGTATTTCGGGCGGACAAGATTCTACGCTTGTCGGCAAACTTGCGCAGCTTGCTGTTAACGAATTGAACGAGGAAGATGGAACAGACCGTTATCAGTTCATCGCGATTCGATTGCCTTATGGTACACAGTTCGACGAGGAAGATTGTCAAGATGCGCTTACCTTTATCGAGCCATCGCTCATCTATACGGTGAATATTAAAGAAGCGGTCGATGCGAGTGAGCGTGCTTTGAACGCAGTAGGTGTAACGCTGACGGATTATGCCAAGGGCAATGAAAAAGCGCGGGAGCGGATGAAAGTCCAATATTCCATTGCGGCGATGCATAGCTGTGTTGTACTTGGTAGCGATCATGCGGCAGAAGCTATTACTGGATTTTATACGAAATTCGGGGATGGCGGTGCCGATCTGATGCCGATTTTTCGTTTGAATAAACGCCAAGGCAGACAGCTGTTACAAGAACTTGGTTGTCCGCCGCATCTCTACATGAAAGTACCAACGGCGGATTTGGAAGAAGAGAAGCCGGCATTACCTGACGAGACTGCACTTGGTGTCACGTACGATCAAATTGATGATTATCTTGAGGGAAAAGCGTTAACTGAAGAGGCGCGTGAGAAATTAGAGAATTACTTTTTACGTTCACAACATAAACGACATATGCCAATCACCATTTTTGATGACTTTTGGCAGTGACGACAGAGGACCCCGATTAGGGGTCCTTTTCTTATAAGAGTCCTGTTTGTAGCACGGATAAATTTCCTGTATTATGAAGATATGTTTTGTTAATTTTCGGATCAATTACGCCTTGGCGTAATTGCGTCCAGATTTTTTTCGAGCGAGCTTGAAAAGCTCCTCTAAAAATCTGTGACATCCGCCGGAGGCTTGGGCCTGTAAGACGCAGGTCATGCAGGCGTTGCCAATCGAACTACGAAGGGTTCGATTTGCCGTATTTCTGCGCTTTTTTGTAGAAATTAAGGCACCGCTCTTCGGTCGTGGCGACCTTAGCCTGCGTTCCATTATCGTTTAGCGGGTGTTTGAACACCCATTGAACAGGAAAACAAAGCCGCATTCATCTCGCCACCTGTCGAGGTGGGAGTTTCTGCTGAAGGAAGATAAAAAGTATTTGATTCGGTCGGAAATTGCTGGATCGTAGTATACGGATGGGGGAAATGAGATGACGCATAAGGAATTGATCGAGAAAATATTGAACAATATCGATAAAGTGATGATAGGCAAAAGGGATATTGCTGAACTTAGTGTGACTGCGTTGCTTGCGGGTGGACATGTGTTACTAGAGGACGTGCCGGGGGTTGGGAAAACGATGATGGTCAAGGCATTGGCTAAGTCAATTGGTGCCGATTTTAAACGCATTCAGTTTACGCCAGACCTACTCCCTTCCGATGTTCTTGGTGTCTCGATTTATAACCCGAAAGAAATGGAGTTTGAGTTTCGACCGGGACCCATTATAGGGAATATTATTCTCGCTGACGAAATCAATCGAACATCTCCGAAAAGCCAGTCTGCCTTGTTGGAAGCGATGGAAGAGTCCTCTGTGAGTGTTGAAGGGGAAACCATTATAATTCCACAACCGTTTTTTGTGATGGCGACACAGAACCCGATTGAATATGAAGGGACATATCCTTTGCCGGAAGCACAATTGGATCGTTTTTTAGTGAAACTGAAGATGGGCTATCCAACGAAATCGGAAGAAGTCGAAGTACTTAGCCGGGCGGAAAAAGCGGTACCATTAGCTGATTTACAAACGGTTCTATCACTCGAAGAACTAAGGGCGTTGCAACGGTCTGTCAAGGATGTGACAGTTGACGAAACAATCAAGTCTTATATCGTCGAATGTGCATCGCAGACACGTGACAATCCTTACGTGTACTTAGGGGTAAGCCCACGTGGTTCGCTTGCGCTGATGAAAGCATGTCAGGCTTATGCGATGATGCAAGGTAGAATGTATGTCATTCCGGATGATGTCCAATACTTAGCGCCATTTGTCTTTGGGCATCGAATGATTTTACGTCCAGAAGCGAAATACGAAGGGATTTCTACAGAAGAAATTGTTGAACGGATTTTGACGAAAGTACATGTGCCAATTGAGCGGGTTCGAAGCTAATGCTCAGAAAAAATAAGCTACTAACTATTTACGGTAGATTCGCTTTTATTTTGTTAGTACTCGGATCGGCATTTGTTTATGCGATGTTTCAAGGCGGCAAAGTGAGTTGGACCATTTTTTATATGATTTTACCTTTCGTGTGCTATTCGATGTTGTTGTTTTTCTATCCACTATCGGATTTGATTGTGGAAAGGACCATTCGGACGCCGAATGTGCAAAAGGGTGAACAGTTGGTTGTATCTGTCACCTTAAAAAGGAAATTCCGTTTCCCTCTCCTCTATACTGTAGCGACTGAGCAATGGGCAGAGCGCGACGTGGCTGCGTTGGCAGGAAATCGGTTAAAGCATCTTTTCGTTTTAGGCTTGCGTAAAGAAGTGACGTGGGACTATGAAATTGACCAGATGCCGAGGGGCGAGCATGTGCTTCGAGGTATTGAAATTGAGATATCCGACTTTTTTGGCTGGATTCGGAAAACGAAATTTATCGCGGTTACTGATACGATTTTGATTTACCCGAAGACTGTTGGCATTGACTATGTGGCGAGTGATACGCAGTATGACCGAGGGAGTGCGGCTTCTCCATTTCATATTGTGAAAGATACAACGATGGCTACAGGGGTACGGGATTATCAGGCGGGAGATCGGGTAGCTTGGATTCATTGGAAATCATTTGCGCGCACACAAACATTGATGACAAAGGAATTTGAGGATCGATGTTCACAGGAAATACTTGTGCTATTAGATGGTCGACAGTCGACAATGTTTGAGGAGCAGGTAGAGCTTACCGCTTCGATTCTTAAAGAAGCTGCCAAGCAGCATGTAGGTCTTGCATTTATGACAGCGGGTGCAGGGGGAGCTGTCTTTCCTTTTATTCAATCAGAGGAGCAATTGCATCGGGCACTTGTGCATCTTGCGAAAGTTCAGCCTACGCAGGAAGAGACGGTTCAATTGTCTCCAAGTCGAGGCGATCTATTGCAGCATGGGGGGCGCGTTGTTGTCATTACGGGAAGGTTAGACGAGTCGTTCGTCCAAACGATGCTACGTAATGTGGGCAATGCCCAATCTATTCTATGCTTACTCGTTGCTAAACGAGACGATCCAAAGTTGCTAGAGATGGAGGCAATGATTCAATCCGCAAGGTCAAGAGGAATTACTGTGCGTGTGTTAGAACAAGAGCAATTTGCACAGGCATTTAATGGAGTGGCAAAAGGAGTGGCAAGATGATGAATTCAACTCGAATTGATAGGCGGCTGCTCGTCCTTTTATATGTCCTCGCGTTTTTCCTATTGTGGGAATGGCTAAATCCGGTCATGGCGTTGACGGATACGAATTATTTATCATTTTTTCTTGCTTTCATTGCATTGAGCCTTGTCCTCGCCATAGTTGAAGCGAAGTGGTGGCTGGCTGTTCCGTTGAAAATTTTGTATATTTTCTGGGCTATTCACTATGTCTATTTAGATAAAGTTCTATTTTCAATGGAAACGGTTCTTCCTTTAGTCAGTAATCTATTGTCCAATGTGGGCATCATTGTGACTGGGAATTGGGAAGAAATTACGAACCCTTTTCGAACGTTGCTCTTTTACGCGTTGTTGTGGATGACGACTTATCTCATTCGTCATTGGATTGAAGTGCGAAAGAGCATTTTACTTTTTTACGCGATGACAGTTGTATTCATTGCATTTATCGATACATTTAGTTCCTATTCGGCTGAAGGAAGCATCTTTAGAATTATGGCATCAGGCATTTTGCTACTTGGTTTACTGGCTATATCTAGACTGGCTGAAAAGCATCAAACGCCAATTTCGTTGGGAGCATTTATAGCTATATCCGTGCCGTTGCTGCTCGTCGTCATCGCCAGTGGAGCTTTTGCTAGCGTACTCCCTAAGCAGGAGCCTGTATGGCCAGATCCAGTCCCCTTTATGAAGGCTGCTGTGCAAGGTGGCAAAGTGACGGGAGCGAAAAGTGGCTATGGACCTGATGATTCAAAGCTTGGCGGCTCGTTCGTGCCAGATAACACGGTCGTTTTTGAGGCGAAAGTTGAGCGGAAACAGTATTGGAAAATCGAAACGAAAAATACGTATACATCAAAAGGGTGGGAGCAAGTACCAGCTGAAGATGAAGAAACGTCATATATGCCTGGAATGGAGATGGGGACAAGCGAACGTTTTGGGCGAGTGGAAGCTAATGCTCCTTTACGGGCCGAGTTGCAAGTAACCGAAGATTTTCCGTTCATTGTTTACCCTTATGGAATGGAGACAGTACAGTCGGATGAAGATGTTCTTTTTCTACATTCGGAGCTGTCGGGTAAGTATCGTACTGAAATCGGAGGAAGTGAAGGCACGCTTGCTGCCTATGAAATTGACTTTGTAGAGCCCGATTATAGCTTGAAAACGTTAAGGGAAACGCGAATGGCAGACTATGATGCACTCGGGGAAGATCTTTCAGCGTATTTACAACTGCCAGAGCAATTGCCGGAGCGTGTGCGCGAGCTTGCGGAAAGCATTGCAAATGATCATGACAGTGTTTATGAAAAGACGAAGGCCATTGAGAGGTACTTTGGAAGAAATGGTTTTGTCTACACACAACAAAATGTTGCTGTACCGAAAGACGATCAAGATTATGTCGATCAGTTTCTCTTTGATACAAAAAGTGGTTATTGTGATAACTTTTCAACGTCTATGGTTGTCATGTTGCGGTCGCTTGATATACCCGCACGTTGGGTGAAGGGCTTTGCGCCAGGAAAAATTGTTAAAAATGATGATGGAGATCTTGTTTATCAAGTGACCAATAACGAAGCGCATTCATGGGTTGAGGTTTATATGCCGGGAGTTGGTTGGATGCCGTTTGAACCGACGATTGGTTTTAACAATTTAACAGATATTGAGAATGATGTTGTAGCGGATATTGCTGAAACAGAAATGCCGGACAAGGAAGAACCCGTGCCGCCTAAGAAAAAGCCAGAACAGGCTGAGAAGCCGGAAGAAGCGAATAAGAGTGGGAAGACGAGTCCATCCATAAGCAAGTGGTTGAAAGAGCATGATTGGTTATGGATTGTTGCGCTCGTTGGGCTAGTGCTTGTCGGTTGGCGTTTGTTTGTTGTTCGTGTGAAGTGGCTGCCGCGCATATTACTATACAAGTATCAGTCTGATGCAGGTGATTGGGAGACATTTATCAAACAGTACCAGAGTTTATTGAAACAATTGGATCGTTTAGGCTTAAAGCGTGCACATGGCATGACGCTATCGGAGTATGCGTTGAAGGTAGATCAGCATTTTAGTGACGACAAAATGCAAACATTGACGGATGCCTATGAGAAAGGTTTATATGGCGGGAATACAACCGATCATGATTGGGTACGATTACAGGAAATGTGGAAAAAATTAATCAATAGGACTTCGGGTTGATTTTGAGCTATAATCGTAGAAGATAAAACGTTTGGTAAAACAGCCGGAAAAGGGTAGAATGATAGGATTAAGAGGAGGTTGCATCAACTTGAAGCAGGATAATATTTTAGTATTGGATTTAGGTAGTAGTGAGAATACAACAATTGCTCGTTGGATTCGCGAACTAGGTGTATATAGTGAGATTCATCCACATGACATTACAGCCCAAAATATTGAAGAGTTAAAAATGGTAAAAGGGATTATTTTAAACGGTGGTAAAAATAATATCATTGATGGCGAAGCGATTGATGTATTGAATGAAATTTACGCTCTAAACATTCCAGTTATTAGTGTGGACCATCCTTCTACGAAAGCATTGAAAACATTTGAGCAATGGCCAAGTGAAGAAGAAACAAAAGCATTGCTAAAAGATTTCGTTTTCGATACTTGTAAAGCAGAAGCGAACTGGAATATGAAAAATTTCGTTGACGACCAAGTTGCTTTACTCCGTAAACAAATAGGCGATAAGAAAGTATTATTAGCTCTTTCTGGCGGTGTAGATTCGTCTGTTGTTGCAGCATTATTAATCAAGGCAATTGGCAAGCAATTAGTTTGTGTACATGTAAACCACGGTTTAATGCGTAAAAACGAGTCTGAGGGCGTTATTCAAATGTTCGAAAAAGACTTGGAAGAAAACCTTGTTTACGTGGATGCAAGCGAACGTTTCTTAGGCAAGCTAAAAGGTGTAGGTGAGTCAGAAGAAAAACGCAAAATTATCGGCAATGAATTTGTTCGCGTATTTGAAGAAGAAGCGCGCAAATTTGAAGGGATTGACTTTTTAGCACAAGGAACAATCTATCCGGATATCGTAGAATCTGGTACGAAAACACATAAAGTCGTCAAATCTCACCATAATGTTGGAGGGCTTCCAGAAGATATGCAATTTGAATTAGTGGAGCCGTTATTCCAATTATTCAAAGATGAAGTACGTGCATGTGGTGTTGAGTTAGGTCTTCCGCATGATATGGTATATCGCCAACCATTCCCAGGACCTGGTCTAGGGGTACGCGTTTTAGGTGAAATTGAGCCTGATCGTCTAGAAGCTGTACGCGAATCAGATGCAATTTTACGTGAAGAATTTGCACTAGCGGGATTAGACCAAAAGGTTTGGCAGTATTTTACAGTTGTGCCTAACTTCAAATCTGTTGGCGTACGCAACAATGAGCGGACATATGAGTATCCAGTCATTATTCGTGCAGTAAACACTGTAGATGCGTTGACGGCAACGGTAGAACAAATCGAGTGGCCAATTCTTCTGAAAATTACTGACCGGATTATTAATGAAGTGAAAAACATTAATCGCGTGTGTTACGACCTGTCTCCGAAACCAGGCGGCACAATCGAGTGGGAATAAAATCAATTACGCCGAAGGCGTAATTGCGTCCAGATTTTGAATCGAGCGAGCTTGATTCAAAATCCAGGACATCCGCCGAAGGCGCTATTTTGTTCAGCGCGTGTTTAAATACTCCTTGAGCAGGGAACAAAATCACGCTTATCTCTCCACTTATGGAGCTGGGAGCCTTTTGCTGAATAAATAGGAATATATCGTATAAATCTGGGGATATGGCCCAGAAGTTTCTACCGAGACACCCTAAATGTTTCGACTACGATTTCATATTGGAAGGGAAACCTTCTAGTTGGATTTGTTCGGGGAGCATACGATGTCATGTCGTATGCTCTTTTTTTCATTGTGAAATCTAAGGTAGAGGAAGGTATACATGAAAAAATACTTTGAGTTCGATAAGCTTGGTACCAATTATCGCCGTGAAATCGTAGGGGGAATAACGACATTTCTTGCAATGGCCTACATCTTAGTTGTCAATCCACTAACGTTATCCCTTGAAGCGATTCCGGATTTGCCTGACACAATGCGGATGGACAAAGGTGCGGTATTCGTTGCAACTGCATTAGCAGCTGCCGTAGGTTCATTGTTTATGGGATTGATTGCGAAATATCCGATTGGATTGGCACCAGGAATGGGCCTTAACGCGTTCTTTGCATTTTCCGTTGTCTTAGGAATGGGGATCCCTTGGCAAACTG from Sporosarcina sp. FSL K6-1522 includes the following:
- a CDS encoding nicotinate phosphoribosyltransferase, with the translated sequence MSSKYADDSLVLHTDLYQINMAESYWADGIHNRKSVFELFFRSLPFGNGYAVFAGLERVLDFLRDLRFSESDLAYLRDELGYEEDFIAYLKDLRFTGDVYSMVEGELVFANEPIMRVEAPLIQAQLIESAILNIVNYQTLIATKASRIKQVVKDEVVMEFGTRRAHEMDAAIWGARATIIGGIEATSNVRAGKRFDIPVSGTHAHSMVQAYKSEYEAFHSYARRHKDCIFLVDTYNTLKIGIPTAIQVAKELGDSINFIGIRLDSGDISFLSKEARRMLDEAGFPEAKVVVSNDLDEYTILNLKAQGAKVDVWGIGTKLITAYDQPALGAVYKIVSIENAEGEMEDTIKISSTTEKVTTPGRKKLYRIIDRENGKAEGDYITMHDEDPTTEKRLKMFHPVHTFVSKFVTNFEARNLHVKVIENGEVIYDNPTLQHMRAYATDNLELLWDEYKRSLNPEEYPVDLSQKCWDNKMRNIQEVQEMVEDFIDR
- the nadE gene encoding ammonia-dependent NAD(+) synthetase encodes the protein MLQKKVIAELKVQPVINPKEEIRKSVDFMKAYARKNAFVKGFVLGISGGQDSTLVGKLAQLAVNELNEEDGTDRYQFIAIRLPYGTQFDEEDCQDALTFIEPSLIYTVNIKEAVDASERALNAVGVTLTDYAKGNEKARERMKVQYSIAAMHSCVVLGSDHAAEAITGFYTKFGDGGADLMPIFRLNKRQGRQLLQELGCPPHLYMKVPTADLEEEKPALPDETALGVTYDQIDDYLEGKALTEEAREKLENYFLRSQHKRHMPITIFDDFWQ
- a CDS encoding MoxR family ATPase → MTHKELIEKILNNIDKVMIGKRDIAELSVTALLAGGHVLLEDVPGVGKTMMVKALAKSIGADFKRIQFTPDLLPSDVLGVSIYNPKEMEFEFRPGPIIGNIILADEINRTSPKSQSALLEAMEESSVSVEGETIIIPQPFFVMATQNPIEYEGTYPLPEAQLDRFLVKLKMGYPTKSEEVEVLSRAEKAVPLADLQTVLSLEELRALQRSVKDVTVDETIKSYIVECASQTRDNPYVYLGVSPRGSLALMKACQAYAMMQGRMYVIPDDVQYLAPFVFGHRMILRPEAKYEGISTEEIVERILTKVHVPIERVRS
- a CDS encoding DUF58 domain-containing protein — protein: MLRKNKLLTIYGRFAFILLVLGSAFVYAMFQGGKVSWTIFYMILPFVCYSMLLFFYPLSDLIVERTIRTPNVQKGEQLVVSVTLKRKFRFPLLYTVATEQWAERDVAALAGNRLKHLFVLGLRKEVTWDYEIDQMPRGEHVLRGIEIEISDFFGWIRKTKFIAVTDTILIYPKTVGIDYVASDTQYDRGSAASPFHIVKDTTMATGVRDYQAGDRVAWIHWKSFARTQTLMTKEFEDRCSQEILVLLDGRQSTMFEEQVELTASILKEAAKQHVGLAFMTAGAGGAVFPFIQSEEQLHRALVHLAKVQPTQEETVQLSPSRGDLLQHGGRVVVITGRLDESFVQTMLRNVGNAQSILCLLVAKRDDPKLLEMEAMIQSARSRGITVRVLEQEQFAQAFNGVAKGVAR
- a CDS encoding DUF4129 domain-containing transglutaminase family protein, whose translation is MMNSTRIDRRLLVLLYVLAFFLLWEWLNPVMALTDTNYLSFFLAFIALSLVLAIVEAKWWLAVPLKILYIFWAIHYVYLDKVLFSMETVLPLVSNLLSNVGIIVTGNWEEITNPFRTLLFYALLWMTTYLIRHWIEVRKSILLFYAMTVVFIAFIDTFSSYSAEGSIFRIMASGILLLGLLAISRLAEKHQTPISLGAFIAISVPLLLVVIASGAFASVLPKQEPVWPDPVPFMKAAVQGGKVTGAKSGYGPDDSKLGGSFVPDNTVVFEAKVERKQYWKIETKNTYTSKGWEQVPAEDEETSYMPGMEMGTSERFGRVEANAPLRAELQVTEDFPFIVYPYGMETVQSDEDVLFLHSELSGKYRTEIGGSEGTLAAYEIDFVEPDYSLKTLRETRMADYDALGEDLSAYLQLPEQLPERVRELAESIANDHDSVYEKTKAIERYFGRNGFVYTQQNVAVPKDDQDYVDQFLFDTKSGYCDNFSTSMVVMLRSLDIPARWVKGFAPGKIVKNDDGDLVYQVTNNEAHSWVEVYMPGVGWMPFEPTIGFNNLTDIENDVVADIAETEMPDKEEPVPPKKKPEQAEKPEEANKSGKTSPSISKWLKEHDWLWIVALVGLVLVGWRLFVVRVKWLPRILLYKYQSDAGDWETFIKQYQSLLKQLDRLGLKRAHGMTLSEYALKVDQHFSDDKMQTLTDAYEKGLYGGNTTDHDWVRLQEMWKKLINRTSG
- the guaA gene encoding glutamine-hydrolyzing GMP synthase, whose protein sequence is MIGLRGGCINLKQDNILVLDLGSSENTTIARWIRELGVYSEIHPHDITAQNIEELKMVKGIILNGGKNNIIDGEAIDVLNEIYALNIPVISVDHPSTKALKTFEQWPSEEETKALLKDFVFDTCKAEANWNMKNFVDDQVALLRKQIGDKKVLLALSGGVDSSVVAALLIKAIGKQLVCVHVNHGLMRKNESEGVIQMFEKDLEENLVYVDASERFLGKLKGVGESEEKRKIIGNEFVRVFEEEARKFEGIDFLAQGTIYPDIVESGTKTHKVVKSHHNVGGLPEDMQFELVEPLFQLFKDEVRACGVELGLPHDMVYRQPFPGPGLGVRVLGEIEPDRLEAVRESDAILREEFALAGLDQKVWQYFTVVPNFKSVGVRNNERTYEYPVIIRAVNTVDALTATVEQIEWPILLKITDRIINEVKNINRVCYDLSPKPGGTIEWE